The nucleotide window CCCTCTAGGGATCCCAGACATTGGGTACAGCGTTGGTGACGAGTAATACGATGAAAACTCAGTCCCCGCTGGTAAAGGCGCATGATGTAAAACCGAGGAGTGCCAGGACTTAGAACCAGTTGAGCATCTTGGCGATCGTAGGGCTTACCATCCCCCTGAGCACTGATTACTTGTCCGTAGGGCTGAAACACTTCTGGTGTCACAGGCACAGCCACAAGCTGAATTTTTGCTGGTTCATGGTGATCCTGCATAGCTGTTTACCCTTTTCTCAGTGCGCTAACCAGTGACTCCAGAGAAACGAATCTTGAGATAATCTGCTTCCATTTTGGCTCCCGATGGTTGCAATGCGGCTAGCGCTTGGGGCAATACCAAATTACGCCGATGGTTACCAATGCGAATATTCAACTCATCGCCGCT belongs to Cyanobacteriota bacterium and includes:
- a CDS encoding ureidoglycolate lyase produces the protein MQDHHEPAKIQLVAVPVTPEVFQPYGQVISAQGDGKPYDRQDAQLVLSPGTPRFYIMRLYQRGLSFHRITRHQRCTQCLGSLEGRSWFLGVASPSPAPYPDLATIRAFQIPGNCFVKLEVGTWHAGPYFEHEWVDFYNLELADTNVVDHDTCDLRSTYGQEFHILCP